From one Pseudomonas sp. S35 genomic stretch:
- a CDS encoding DUF4136 domain-containing protein: MRRLCLILLSLGLGACSSPNPYVAASAPMPPAPAQAAATFDASAYPAPVRDYGAYRNWAWRNGQLPAGTAWADSAQVAEAVSGALDQRGLRPSHDNRPADLLVSADVRLEKRLKQVQDDYGYGYGGYNRYGNGYGMYNSVPIVRTYEVQVVVVRVNLFDARSGQPVWSASAQTGSQGSLSERADALRQAVQKAMTAYPPS; encoded by the coding sequence ATGCGTCGTCTCTGTTTGATCCTGTTGTCCCTCGGGCTGGGCGCGTGCTCCAGCCCCAACCCATACGTGGCGGCTTCTGCGCCCATGCCACCGGCGCCGGCCCAGGCCGCCGCCACCTTCGATGCCAGTGCCTACCCGGCGCCGGTACGCGACTATGGCGCCTACCGCAATTGGGCCTGGCGCAACGGCCAACTGCCCGCAGGCACGGCCTGGGCGGATTCTGCCCAGGTGGCCGAAGCTGTCAGCGGCGCCCTCGACCAGCGCGGCCTGCGCCCTTCGCATGACAATCGCCCCGCCGACCTGTTGGTCAGCGCCGACGTGCGCCTGGAGAAGCGCCTCAAGCAAGTCCAGGATGACTATGGCTACGGTTATGGCGGCTACAACCGTTATGGCAATGGCTACGGCATGTACAACTCGGTGCCGATCGTACGCACCTATGAAGTGCAGGTGGTGGTGGTACGCGTCAACCTGTTCGATGCCCGCAGCGGCCAGCCCGTCTGGAGCGCCAGTGCGCAAACAGGCAGCCAGGGCAGCCTCAGCGAGCGAGCGGATGCGTTGCGTCAGGCGGTGCAAAAGGCAATGACCGCCTACCCACCCAGTTAA
- a CDS encoding DUF4136 domain-containing protein, which yields MFRRIATLAFVVLLGGCQTSQVNHDFDASRDFGAYRSWAWKDPALQYRPDDPRIKSDLTEQRIRQAVGEQLDQRGLRPAAAGTKADLNVQAYLIVEDRQQQVTTNYGGAWGGPWNGYWGAPMYNETRNITYKVATLQIDLLDGKDGKLVWRGSDEQMMSSTPNPQDRSNAIRTTVTRVLSSYPPH from the coding sequence ATGTTTCGTCGTATCGCTACGCTCGCTTTTGTTGTGCTGCTAGGCGGTTGCCAGACCAGTCAGGTCAACCACGATTTTGACGCCAGCCGCGACTTCGGCGCCTACCGCAGTTGGGCCTGGAAAGACCCGGCCCTGCAATACCGTCCCGATGACCCGCGGATCAAAAGCGACCTCACCGAACAACGCATCCGCCAGGCGGTAGGCGAGCAACTCGACCAACGTGGCCTGCGTCCCGCTGCAGCCGGCACCAAGGCTGACCTGAACGTGCAGGCCTACCTGATCGTCGAAGACCGCCAGCAACAAGTCACCACCAACTACGGCGGCGCCTGGGGTGGCCCTTGGAACGGCTACTGGGGCGCGCCGATGTACAACGAAACGCGCAACATCACCTACAAAGTCGCGACCCTCCAGATCGACTTGCTCGACGGCAAGGACGGCAAGTTGGTGTGGCGCGGCAGTGATGAGCAGATGATGAGCAGCACGCCCAACCCGCAGGACCGCAGCAACGCTATCCGCACCACGGTAACGCGCGTGCTC